The Triticum aestivum cultivar Chinese Spring chromosome 5A, IWGSC CS RefSeq v2.1, whole genome shotgun sequence genomic sequence gccaccttatttacttttgttacttgttacgaattatCTCATAATACAACTATCTGtcaccaataatttcagtgcttgcagagaatatcttgctgaaaaccgtttgtcattttcttctgctcctcattgggttcgacgctcttacttatcaaaaggactatgatagatcgcctatacttgtgggtcatcaattctCGCGTACATCTTGATATGCTATTTGAATACAAACTTTCGTGGAAAACCGACAACTTTTGTGTCATATGCAAAAATGACAAAATTTAGTGTTAAGAAAGACTTTTCTTTTTTGCGGGAataactttcgatctattcatcaactgtcaaggtagtacaaagaacacccaAAGTAAAAAATGCATctaggtccgtagaccacctagtgacgactacttgcactggagcgagccgaaggcgcgccggcgtcttcgccccTCCCTCATTGAAGCCGGGCAAactttgttgtagtagacagtcggtaagtcatcgtgctaaggcctcataggaccagTGCACCAGAGCAGCatccgccgccgatgaagagaagcatagatcagaaggatccaatctGTAGACACACGAACACAGATGAACGAAGACAAGATTCAcatggatccaccgaagacaaacgccgaccgaatcccgtgagatccgccggagacaaacctccacacgccctccaatGATGCTAACAACACCATCAGAATAGGGACAAGGCgggaagaaccttattccatcaGCAGAGAGTCGCCACTGCCTCGCCTCTCTGAGctggacacaaaccctaacaaaactcaaaagaGTATGcaaaaacgaagccctcccgccggcaaagGCCAGGATCCACCATGTCTCCATGGCCGTAAGACCATAGAAGACGAGGTAGACCGGCGGCGGCACCGGCAGGAGGCACAAGAAACCTTAGCCAAGGGGTCCTCTTTTCTTCAAGTCATAAGAAAGGCTTTTCATGAGACATTTTTTTGTCTTTTTACACAAGGCATATATAATGTCGGGTTTTCATGAAACTTGACGTGCACACATACCATGTTGAGATGTGCGCGTCAAATTTGTGTTCGGAATTTCTTTTacattttaaaatatatttttcgatggcaggagcatatgctcccatgTGCCAAAGTGAATTTCCATAACAAAACGACACACCCGTGGGTAGGATTTGGAAACATTCTCACATGGAGGAGATTAGGATTCATAGGATGGAGGAAAAATATCAAGGAAGATGATACGAGTACTATGGTCTAAAATTTTACATAATGGCATCTATAGGGGACGCGGAGTTTTGGCTCTAGGGAGCGGTTGCTCATTGGTGAATGGTTATTAAAAACTAATAGGAAATAAATTTTTAAAAATCAGTTTTTTTTGTAAATGTTCATGTTAGTGTACCAGTGTGCTTGCCAAATTTCATGGAAAACGGGATAGCAGTACTTCGTcgatgaaaaaacaaaattaaGTGTACCATTTGAAGGTAACATTTGTCGTTCGACTTGTTTTTTTTTATGTTGCACACATCCACATGCTTAAGCTTTCCCCCTAAAATTTTGCAGGTAGCATTTGGGTGTGACAATGAACACATCTATTTTTATAAATAAACAAATTGACCTTGGCAAAATACATTTGTGACGCGGAGGAGCATATATTCCCTAGAGCCAAAAGCAATATCTGCATCTATAGGTGTGATGCAAATTCGAGTGGCATTTTTTCAAAGAGAAAAGTTGTAGTAGCATTTCTCTAAGTTGGAGGCGGCATAATTGTAATGTCATGTCATTTATCTAATTAACCGATGAGAAAGACTACTCCAGAAAAGTGACGAATGTAAAGAGCACAAACAGCTAGTACTTTGATAAACAACAACCTCAAAGCAGCATAGCTCATACAACAGAGATAACATCTGCCCTGGGATCCAAATGAAGCGAGTCATGGATGCCGAATAAGAGCGCAGCAGTAATACAGTACTTCAATTTTTGTTCCTGCCAAAATGGAAGTTATACAGAAAACTCTAATTCTAACTGATGCTAATTGTGTTCATAAAAAGAAAAGAGTAAGGCAATCTGTCAGACAAAAAAAATACATAATGACTGAAGCAATCTACTACAAGAATTTGCACCACATTGGACTTACCAGATATTTTGCTGGCCAATCTTGTAATGAGAAATCAACATTTTGTGTTTATAGCTGAAAAAATATAGCTGCAACAGAAACGAAACAAAGTAGGCTACTCACTCTCCTCACTTAATGAAATCAGCACTGTATTTTGTTCCAAACAAAACATGGTAGGCTACCAAACTGAATAGTCTACGTTACTTTCCTGTTTAAAGCAGAGTGTAAACAACTTCGGTTATTGTCAGCTAGTGCTAACCATTTTGACAACTGACAGGTGCAGCAACAGTCCAAAACATAATAGTACAAACAAGAACTTGCGGATTCCATCATAACCATGCGGATTCCATCATAACCATCTGGTCGTCAAACTGGCCTACATTTCTGCTTACAAATTTCAGTGAGACTTTCATTTCCATTGCCCCTAATTTACAATTCTCTGTCGGCTAAATTGACATTTTGTCAATCAAGTGTAGTAGTATCAATTTTACAACAACACAGTAATACACACAGTTAAGGCAGCCTCACCAGTACAACCTGACCGGCGGCACCGTGAAGCCTTGGGCCTCGTCAAGGAACGGCACCATCTCCGGCCGCGCCTGGAGGTGGCCGTAGAAATCGTACTCCGCCTGGTAGTCGTGCAGGTCCAGCTCCTTCTTCTGGTTCGTGTGATAATGGTGCTTGGCCCCTGCCGGCTTGCCGAACCCGAATAGGCTCAGTTCCTCGCATACCCCCAGCGCCATCACCACCGCCTGCATACCTGACGAATAGTGGAAGTACCTCTCGTCGTGCTTCCGGGTCCAGTTGCTCGCCGGAGCACCCGTGTCCGACACGAATCGCCGGATCGAGTAGTACTTGGCAATGCGCGCCGAGAGCGCGTCCAGGCGCGCGTCGGTGACGAGGAGCGGGAATGGGGAGGCGTGGGTGGCGGTTGCGTTGCAGATGAGGGCGTCCAGGAGGTGCGCGGGCTGGCAGATGTATATGGCCATGGGCACGGTGGGGCCATACGGGTGGCACCCGCAGCCTGCGGCGGTGGCGGCACTGCGGGACGCGCAGAGGTGGAGGATGTTGGAGTTGACGAAGGAGAGCGAGGTTTTGGCGCCGACGTCGGCGACGAAGCCGGCCACGCGTGCGTTGTTGAGGCGGATGACGAGCTCGTGCGCGTCGATCTGCGGTCCGCGGCCGGAGCCGAGGAGCCCGCCGCTATTCCCTACGACCGCGCAGGTCGGGAAGCGCCGCCCGAGGACGCCGGCGAGCTCGCTCATGACGCTGGCCACATTACCGGTTCCgccccggcggcggcggtggtgggcgaGGAGGAAGGAGTGGAGAGACGTGCGGAAGGACGCGAGCAGGGATTCGTCGGAGGGGAGTGCCTCGGCGGGGATGCGGAGGCGGGACACGGTCCTCGGCCTCGGCGGGCCGCGGGCGGAGCGGACGTACGGGAGGCGGAGGTAGAGGAGGCGCTGGCGGTTGCCAAGGCTGGGGAACGTGGATATCGAGCCATTCACGAGCAGTGCAGCCGCGTCGGCGAGGACTTGCTCGGATCCCACGCCTTCCACCGCGGCGAGGCGACGAAGGAGCGGGTCCCCGGCGGCGGGACGAAGCGGC encodes the following:
- the LOC123103003 gene encoding sialyltransferase-like protein 2 encodes the protein MKPRHLPPVLVLALLSLLSLSLRRHLTPLQLPLRPAAGDPLLRRLAAVEGVGSEQVLADAAALLVNGSISTFPSLGNRQRLLYLRLPYVRSARGPPRPRTVSRLRIPAEALPSDESLLASFRTSLHSFLLAHHRRRRGGTGNVASVMSELAGVLGRRFPTCAVVGNSGGLLGSGRGPQIDAHELVIRLNNARVAGFVADVGAKTSLSFVNSNILHLCASRSAATAAGCGCHPYGPTVPMAIYICQPAHLLDALICNATATHASPFPLLVTDARLDALSARIAKYYSIRRFVSDTGAPASNWTRKHDERYFHYSSGMQAVVMALGVCEELSLFGFGKPAGAKHHYHTNQKKELDLHDYQAEYDFYGHLQARPEMVPFLDEAQGFTVPPVRLYW